The following coding sequences lie in one Sphingobium sp. KCTC 72723 genomic window:
- a CDS encoding LysR family transcriptional regulator, with amino-acid sequence MDNRFGDIETFLMVAGEGSFAAAAKALRLTPSAVSRSIARLEQRLGVALVRRTTRALALTGEGVAYRDRMAVLIGDMMAVEAGLGQEGQGPRGVLRINASPSFGYECLIPLLPRFRAAYPAVTVDLTLTDAIVDLVEERADIAIRIGPLRDTSLRAKKLGHSAMVVVASPDYLARRGEPETPDDLEEHDCLRFSFRRSVDSWPFRVGGQVVQRAVPGSFFGNCGEVVRQMAIAGGGIARHGRFHVARDLREGRLVEVLGAYNPGDGEDIHALYAAEDRAAARVRAMLDFLEGALVVAG; translated from the coding sequence ATGGATAACAGGTTCGGCGATATCGAGACGTTTTTGATGGTCGCGGGCGAAGGCAGTTTTGCCGCCGCTGCCAAGGCTTTGCGCCTGACCCCGTCCGCCGTCAGCCGATCCATCGCGCGGCTGGAACAGCGGCTGGGCGTGGCGCTGGTGCGGCGGACGACGCGCGCTCTGGCGCTGACGGGAGAAGGCGTGGCCTATCGCGACCGGATGGCGGTGCTGATCGGCGACATGATGGCAGTCGAGGCGGGGCTGGGGCAGGAGGGGCAGGGACCGCGCGGGGTGTTGCGCATCAATGCGTCACCCTCCTTTGGCTATGAATGTCTGATCCCGCTGCTGCCGCGATTTCGGGCGGCCTATCCGGCGGTGACGGTGGATTTGACGCTGACCGATGCGATCGTCGATCTGGTCGAGGAACGGGCGGACATCGCCATTCGCATCGGCCCGCTGCGCGACACCAGTTTGCGGGCCAAGAAGCTGGGGCATAGCGCGATGGTGGTGGTTGCCAGCCCCGATTATCTGGCGCGGCGGGGGGAGCCGGAGACGCCCGACGATCTGGAGGAGCATGACTGCCTGCGCTTCAGTTTCCGCCGGTCGGTGGATAGCTGGCCGTTTCGGGTCGGCGGGCAGGTGGTGCAGCGAGCGGTGCCGGGCAGCTTCTTTGGCAATTGCGGCGAAGTGGTGCGGCAGATGGCGATCGCGGGTGGCGGCATAGCGCGTCATGGGCGGTTCCATGTCGCGCGTGACCTGCGCGAAGGGCGGCTGGTGGAGGTGCTGGGCGCGTATAATCCGGGCGATGGCGAGGATATTCACGCGCTCTATGCGGCAGAGGACCGGGCGGCGGCGCGGGTGCGGGCGATGCTGGATTTTCTGGAAGGGGCGCTGGTGGTGGCGGGGTGA
- the rnc gene encoding ribonuclease III, with protein sequence MGVGCAVEPHRGRLLKGDLHKPDTAGWLNALICRAPHLPERFEQALTHGSAKPVNYERLEFLGDRVLGLLVAEWVYDRFAGEPEGKLSRRFNALVSGETCASVAREAGVPTHLVLGKQARDDGAADSDNVLGDVMEALIGALYLEAGLDEARTLVRRLWAGRVDTQTAAPRHPKSALQEWAAANKRKPPEYELKDRAGPHHALRFTVSVTIKGAGEASATGASKQEAETAAAAALMEKLAG encoded by the coding sequence ATGGGTGTCGGCTGCGCGGTGGAACCGCATCGGGGAAGGCTTTTGAAGGGCGACCTGCATAAGCCGGACACCGCCGGATGGCTGAACGCGCTGATCTGTCGCGCGCCGCACCTGCCCGAACGCTTCGAACAGGCACTGACCCATGGCAGCGCCAAGCCGGTCAATTACGAACGGCTGGAATTTCTGGGCGACCGGGTGCTGGGGTTGCTGGTGGCCGAATGGGTCTATGACCGCTTTGCCGGCGAACCCGAAGGCAAGCTGTCGCGCCGTTTCAACGCGCTGGTATCGGGCGAAACCTGCGCTTCCGTCGCACGGGAAGCAGGCGTGCCGACCCATCTGGTGCTGGGCAAGCAGGCGCGCGACGATGGCGCCGCCGACAGCGACAATGTGTTGGGCGACGTGATGGAAGCGCTCATCGGCGCGCTCTATCTGGAAGCCGGGCTGGACGAAGCGCGCACCCTCGTCCGCCGCCTGTGGGCCGGGCGCGTCGATACCCAGACCGCCGCTCCGCGCCACCCCAAGTCCGCGTTGCAGGAATGGGCCGCCGCCAACAAGCGCAAGCCCCCCGAATATGAGCTGAAAGACCGCGCCGGTCCCCACCACGCCCTGCGCTTTACCGTGTCGGTGACGATCAAGGGCGCAGGCGAGGCCAGCGCCACCGGCGCGTCGAAGCAGGAGGCCGAAACAGCGGCGGCTGCGGCGCTCATGGAGAAGCTGGCGGGGTAG
- a CDS encoding short-chain fatty acyl-CoA regulator family protein, whose amino-acid sequence MARGNRIFAGPRLRQLRLDHRMDQATMALALGISVSYLSQLENDDRPLTAKVKAALANSFPTDWASFDDREDEQMLGAFAFALGHPELPGVALEPERIEKLHLQFPEFAARYVDLYNAHMRANERINMIEEAIANDHEVQARLPWEAARDWFHEAGNYVHALDCLAEDMAASFTAGQMLDEGMLVEALARRHGIETAIADTPDSALRSYSSVTRKLFVNAALPTESRKFMLAHQLMMLEGQAVIADVVSKAGLPVTGADRLLAIGLGNYAAGALLMPYAPFREAARTMRHDIDRLARTFGVSFEQACHRLSTLQRPGLRGIPFFFCRVDMAGNITKRHSATRLQFARFGGACPLWNVHEAVAIPDRINVQLGETPDGVRYVSMAKGLVKPSGSYSRTPRRFAVVLGCETAHAANFVYADGLQLEVEGAATPIGITCRLCSRQSCDQRAFPPADRPIHVDPDNRQIVPYWIG is encoded by the coding sequence ATGGCACGCGGCAATCGTATCTTCGCTGGACCCCGCCTGCGCCAGTTGCGCCTGGACCATCGCATGGATCAGGCGACGATGGCGCTGGCGCTGGGCATATCCGTCTCCTACCTCTCGCAACTGGAAAATGACGACCGCCCTCTGACCGCCAAGGTGAAGGCCGCGCTCGCCAACAGCTTCCCCACCGACTGGGCCAGTTTCGACGATCGGGAGGATGAACAGATGCTGGGCGCTTTCGCCTTTGCATTGGGCCATCCCGAACTGCCCGGCGTCGCGCTGGAACCGGAACGGATCGAGAAACTGCACCTGCAATTCCCCGAATTTGCCGCCCGCTATGTCGATCTCTACAACGCCCATATGCGCGCCAACGAACGCATCAACATGATCGAGGAAGCGATCGCCAACGACCACGAAGTGCAGGCGCGTCTGCCGTGGGAGGCCGCACGCGACTGGTTCCACGAAGCGGGCAACTATGTCCATGCGCTCGATTGCCTGGCCGAAGATATGGCCGCCAGCTTCACCGCCGGGCAGATGCTGGACGAAGGGATGCTGGTCGAAGCGCTCGCCCGCCGCCACGGCATAGAAACCGCCATCGCCGACACCCCCGACAGCGCGCTGCGATCCTATAGCAGCGTCACGCGCAAGCTGTTCGTCAACGCCGCGCTGCCCACCGAAAGCCGCAAATTCATGCTCGCGCATCAACTCATGATGCTGGAAGGACAGGCGGTGATCGCCGATGTGGTCAGCAAGGCGGGCCTGCCCGTCACCGGCGCGGACCGGCTGCTCGCCATCGGCCTTGGCAATTATGCGGCGGGCGCGCTGCTGATGCCCTACGCCCCGTTCCGCGAAGCCGCCCGCACCATGCGCCACGATATCGACCGGCTCGCCCGCACCTTCGGCGTCAGCTTCGAACAGGCGTGTCATCGCCTGTCCACCCTGCAACGCCCCGGCCTGCGCGGCATCCCCTTCTTCTTCTGCCGCGTCGACATGGCGGGCAACATCACCAAACGGCACAGCGCCACCCGCCTGCAATTCGCCCGCTTCGGCGGTGCCTGCCCCCTTTGGAACGTCCATGAAGCCGTCGCCATCCCCGACCGCATCAACGTGCAACTGGGCGAAACGCCGGACGGCGTGCGCTATGTGTCGATGGCCAAGGGGCTGGTGAAACCGTCAGGCAGCTACAGCCGCACCCCGCGCCGCTTCGCCGTCGTCCTGGGCTGCGAAACCGCCCATGCCGCCAACTTCGTCTATGCCGACGGCCTGCAACTGGAAGTGGAGGGCGCCGCCACCCCCATCGGCATCACCTGCCGCCTCTGCTCCCGCCAAAGCTGCGACCAGCGCGCCTTCCCGCCCGCCGACCGCCCCATCCATGTGGACCCGGACAATCGCCAGATCGTGCCTTACTGGATTGGGTGA
- the lepB gene encoding signal peptidase I, with amino-acid sequence MTAKSETRDFLWFLARLGLFVFVLRSFIISPFNIPSESMQPRLLIGDYLLVAKWPYGYSRYSLPFSIPLIPGRILASTPDRGDVAVFKAPPSQKNDYIKRVIGLPGDMIAVRGGVVYLNGAAIPRQKVADLVIPVTPNMVDAAAKEGAETPCYRPDFEEAAPGGGRQCRYPQFRETLPATKDVPAKSYNVLDLVPDGAADDRDTVLVPEGHLFMMGDNRDRSADSRFPAVEGGGIGLVPMENLVGKAMISVFSTDGSANWLLPWTWVSAARWNRIGEGF; translated from the coding sequence ATGACTGCAAAATCGGAAACGCGGGACTTCCTCTGGTTCCTCGCCAGGCTGGGCCTGTTCGTCTTTGTCCTGCGCAGCTTCATCATCTCGCCGTTCAATATCCCCTCGGAATCGATGCAGCCGCGCCTGTTGATCGGCGACTATCTGCTGGTTGCCAAATGGCCCTATGGCTATTCGCGCTACTCGCTACCGTTCAGCATCCCGCTGATCCCCGGTCGCATCCTGGCGTCCACGCCCGATCGCGGCGACGTGGCGGTTTTCAAGGCACCGCCGTCCCAGAAGAACGATTATATCAAGCGCGTCATCGGCCTGCCGGGGGACATGATCGCGGTGCGCGGCGGCGTCGTCTATCTGAACGGCGCGGCCATCCCGCGCCAGAAGGTCGCCGACCTCGTCATTCCGGTGACGCCGAACATGGTCGATGCGGCGGCCAAGGAAGGCGCGGAAACGCCCTGCTACCGCCCGGATTTCGAGGAAGCCGCGCCCGGCGGCGGCCGCCAGTGTCGTTACCCGCAGTTCCGCGAAACCCTGCCCGCGACCAAAGATGTTCCGGCCAAAAGCTATAACGTCCTCGACCTTGTGCCGGACGGCGCGGCGGACGACCGCGACACTGTGCTGGTGCCGGAAGGGCATCTGTTCATGATGGGCGACAATCGCGATCGCAGCGCCGACAGCCGCTTCCCGGCGGTCGAAGGCGGCGGCATCGGCCTCGTCCCCATGGAAAATCTGGTGGGCAAGGCGATGATCTCGGTCTTTTCCACCGATGGCAGCGCCAACTGGCTGCTGCCCTGGACATGGGTGTCGGCTGCGCGGTGGAACCGCATCGGGGAAGGCTTTTGA
- the pgi gene encoding glucose-6-phosphate isomerase, with translation MPSPSLAAITALPQADLKSIFTTDPDRLAKLVRSQGAIRFDWSKTHLTDDLMAGFLALADEQGFARRRDALFAGEAVNNTEGRAAEHPAERGEGNADSVAHAKMLHMRMRGLVDAIEAGALGEVRHILHIGIGGSALGPDLIVDALDGDGVRYDVAIVSNVDGTALERAIEGFDPNATLIAIASKTFTTSETMLNAASAINWMIEGGVDDPYGRVIALTAAPERAMEWGVDETRILPFAESVGGRYSLWSSIGFPAALALGWDAFESLLEGAAEMDRHFRLSDPADNIPLIAAFVDQYYARVQGCQTRAVFAYDERLALLPSYLQQLEMESNGKAVKLDGSPVDGPTAPITWGGVGTDAQHAVFQLLHQGTIITPVEFIASIESGHGLDPAHHRALLVNCFAQGAALMRGKDNDADPARAYPGNRPSTTILLDDVTPHALGALIAFYEHRTFANAVLMGINPFDQFGVELGKEIAKSIETEGATGFDPSTMALIELALGE, from the coding sequence CTGCCCAGTCCGTCCTTGGCGGCCATCACGGCGCTTCCGCAAGCCGATCTGAAGTCCATCTTCACCACTGATCCCGACCGCCTTGCCAAGCTGGTCCGCAGTCAAGGGGCGATCCGGTTCGATTGGTCCAAGACGCATCTGACCGATGACCTGATGGCCGGTTTCCTGGCACTGGCCGACGAGCAGGGCTTTGCCCGGCGGCGCGACGCGCTGTTTGCGGGCGAGGCCGTCAACAACACCGAAGGCCGAGCCGCCGAACATCCCGCCGAACGGGGTGAGGGCAATGCCGACAGCGTCGCCCATGCCAAGATGCTGCATATGCGGATGCGCGGGCTGGTCGATGCGATCGAGGCAGGCGCGCTGGGCGAGGTGCGCCACATCCTGCACATCGGCATTGGCGGGTCGGCGCTTGGCCCGGACCTGATCGTCGATGCGCTGGACGGTGACGGGGTGCGCTATGACGTGGCGATCGTGTCCAATGTCGATGGCACGGCGCTGGAGCGGGCAATCGAGGGGTTCGACCCCAACGCGACGCTGATCGCCATTGCGTCCAAGACCTTCACCACCAGCGAAACCATGCTGAACGCGGCGAGCGCGATCAACTGGATGATCGAGGGCGGGGTGGACGATCCCTATGGCCGGGTCATCGCGCTGACGGCCGCGCCGGAGCGGGCGATGGAATGGGGTGTGGATGAAACCCGCATCCTGCCGTTCGCCGAATCGGTGGGCGGGCGCTATTCGCTCTGGTCCTCGATCGGCTTTCCCGCCGCGCTGGCGCTGGGCTGGGATGCGTTCGAGAGTTTGCTGGAGGGGGCGGCTGAAATGGACCGGCATTTCCGCCTGTCCGATCCTGCCGACAACATCCCGCTGATCGCGGCGTTCGTGGACCAATATTATGCGCGGGTTCAGGGGTGCCAGACCCGAGCCGTATTCGCCTATGACGAGCGGCTGGCGCTGCTGCCCTCCTACCTTCAGCAGTTGGAGATGGAGAGCAATGGCAAGGCGGTGAAGCTGGACGGATCGCCCGTCGATGGCCCGACCGCGCCGATCACCTGGGGCGGGGTCGGCACCGACGCGCAACATGCGGTGTTCCAGTTGCTGCATCAGGGGACGATCATCACGCCGGTCGAATTCATCGCGTCGATCGAGTCCGGTCACGGGCTGGACCCGGCGCATCACCGGGCGCTGCTGGTCAATTGCTTTGCGCAGGGGGCGGCATTGATGCGGGGCAAGGATAATGATGCCGATCCCGCGCGCGCCTATCCGGGCAATCGTCCGTCCACGACGATCCTGCTGGACGATGTGACGCCCCATGCGCTGGGCGCGCTGATCGCGTTCTACGAGCATCGGACCTTTGCCAATGCAGTGCTGATGGGGATCAATCCGTTCGACCAGTTCGGGGTGGAATTGGGCAAGGAAATCGCCAAGTCGATCGAGACGGAGGGGGCGACCGGGTTCGACCCGTCGACCATGGCGCTGATCGAACTGGCGCTGGGGGAATAG
- a CDS encoding type II toxin-antitoxin system ParD family antitoxin: protein MRSTQQFSVTLPNEMADEVRAKVASGVYASESEVIRDGLRALKARDRAIEGWLNGIALPAYDAYRVDPSRGIAIDDIRNELADRHGQIADRD from the coding sequence ATGCGATCGACTCAACAATTCAGTGTGACCTTGCCGAACGAGATGGCGGACGAGGTCCGGGCAAAGGTTGCGTCGGGCGTCTATGCCAGTGAGAGTGAGGTCATTCGCGATGGTCTGCGGGCGCTCAAGGCACGGGACCGCGCCATAGAAGGTTGGTTGAACGGGATCGCCTTGCCTGCTTATGATGCGTATCGGGTCGATCCTTCTCGCGGAATTGCGATCGACGACATTCGAAATGAATTGGCCGATCGCCACGGGCAAATCGCCGATCGCGACTGA
- the era gene encoding GTPase Era has translation MNETQRCGVIAVVGAPNAGKSTLVNALVGQKVAITSPKAQTTRTRVMGVAIEGTAQIVLVDTPGIFAPKRRLDRAMVQAAWGGAQGADLIAMVVDGKAGRGPKLEPIIESLKHRKERKWLILNKVDIAIKEKLLTHTQVLNDTLGFDEIFFVSAATGDGLPELKAAFAAAMPEGPWHFPEDQVSDATDRMLAAEITREQLYHQLHAELPYATAVDTEQYKERQDGSVEIHQQILVGRPTQRAIVLGKGGQRLKEIGSKAREELAALLGVKVHLYLHVKVKEGWEDDRNIYRDIGLDWVE, from the coding sequence ATGAATGAAACGCAGCGCTGCGGCGTCATTGCCGTCGTGGGTGCGCCCAACGCGGGCAAATCCACGCTGGTCAACGCGCTGGTGGGGCAAAAGGTCGCGATTACCAGCCCCAAGGCGCAGACCACCCGCACCCGCGTCATGGGCGTGGCGATTGAGGGGACTGCGCAGATCGTTCTGGTCGACACCCCCGGCATCTTCGCGCCCAAACGGCGGCTGGACCGGGCGATGGTGCAGGCGGCATGGGGCGGCGCGCAGGGTGCGGACCTGATCGCGATGGTGGTCGATGGCAAGGCGGGGCGTGGTCCCAAGCTGGAACCGATCATCGAATCGCTGAAACACCGCAAGGAACGCAAGTGGCTGATCCTCAACAAGGTGGACATCGCCATCAAGGAAAAGCTGTTGACCCATACGCAGGTGTTGAACGACACGCTGGGCTTCGATGAAATCTTCTTCGTGTCCGCCGCGACGGGCGACGGCCTGCCTGAACTCAAGGCTGCCTTTGCCGCCGCCATGCCGGAAGGGCCATGGCATTTCCCCGAAGATCAGGTGTCGGACGCCACCGACCGGATGCTGGCGGCGGAAATCACCCGCGAACAGCTTTATCACCAATTGCACGCCGAACTGCCCTACGCCACCGCCGTCGATACCGAACAATATAAGGAACGGCAGGACGGATCGGTCGAAATCCACCAGCAGATACTGGTCGGTCGCCCGACCCAGCGCGCCATCGTGCTGGGCAAGGGCGGTCAGCGCCTCAAGGAAATCGGGTCGAAAGCGCGGGAAGAACTCGCCGCCCTGCTGGGCGTAAAGGTCCACCTCTACCTCCACGTCAAGGTCAAGGAAGGCTGGGAGGATGATCGCAACATCTATCGCGACATCGGTCTGGACTGGGTAGAATAG
- a CDS encoding SDR family NAD(P)-dependent oxidoreductase, with translation MDLKLNDKSAIVTGSTAGIGLAIARRLSQEGVAVTITGRSQAKLDAAAAEIGGSVNAVLADPATAEGAATLIAAVPRTDILVNNLGIYEAKDFTDISDADWHHIFEVNVVSGARLARHYFPQMLAQNWGRILFIASESGLLPPAEMIHYGMTKSAQLSISRGLAEHTRGTGVTVNSVLPGPTRSEGIVDFIRSVVDDKDASEEDREAEFFTKLRPLSLIKRLIEADEVGAMVAYLASPLAAATNGAAVRVEGGMIPTIA, from the coding sequence ATGGACCTGAAACTCAACGATAAAAGCGCCATCGTCACCGGATCGACCGCCGGCATTGGCCTGGCCATCGCGCGCCGCCTGTCGCAGGAAGGCGTCGCCGTCACCATCACTGGCCGCAGCCAGGCAAAGCTGGACGCCGCCGCCGCAGAGATTGGCGGCTCCGTCAACGCCGTGCTGGCCGACCCCGCCACGGCGGAAGGAGCCGCCACCCTGATCGCCGCCGTCCCCCGCACCGACATCCTCGTCAACAATCTCGGCATCTACGAAGCAAAGGATTTCACGGACATAAGCGACGCCGACTGGCACCATATCTTCGAAGTCAACGTCGTCAGCGGCGCGCGCCTTGCCCGCCATTATTTCCCGCAGATGCTGGCGCAAAACTGGGGCCGCATCCTCTTCATTGCCAGCGAAAGCGGCCTGTTGCCGCCTGCCGAAATGATCCATTACGGCATGACCAAATCGGCCCAGCTCTCCATCTCGCGGGGTCTTGCCGAACATACGCGCGGCACCGGCGTCACCGTGAACAGCGTGCTGCCCGGCCCGACCCGCTCCGAAGGGATCGTGGATTTCATCCGCTCCGTGGTCGATGACAAGGACGCATCCGAAGAGGACCGCGAAGCGGAATTCTTCACCAAACTCCGCCCGCTCTCGCTCATCAAGCGATTGATCGAAGCGGACGAGGTCGGCGCGATGGTCGCCTATCTCGCCAGCCCGCTCGCCGCCGCCACCAATGGCGCAGCGGTTCGGGTCGAAGGCGGCATGATCCCGACGATCGCCTGA
- a CDS encoding type II toxin-antitoxin system RelE/ParE family toxin has translation MPHKIIFTPESRHQITAIQDYISQVATPDIARRFTDGILAHLETLADYPLIGTARDDVRPGLRTLAHRRRVIMAFMVEETAVVIIGFYYGGQNFETLLREDPS, from the coding sequence GTGCCGCACAAGATTATCTTTACACCTGAAAGCCGTCATCAGATTACCGCCATTCAGGACTATATAAGCCAGGTTGCGACCCCGGATATCGCGCGGCGATTTACTGACGGCATCCTCGCTCATCTCGAAACGCTGGCCGATTATCCGCTTATCGGCACGGCCAGAGACGATGTGCGGCCAGGATTGCGCACGTTGGCCCATCGGCGTCGCGTGATTATGGCTTTCATGGTCGAAGAGACAGCCGTTGTTATCATCGGTTTCTATTATGGCGGACAGAATTTCGAAACCTTGCTCCGCGAAGATCCCAGCTAG
- a CDS encoding 2OG-Fe dioxygenase family protein, whose translation MSDTTCLSRMDHHLVQDGYARLAGAETFALLAVEQDDWTRFAASWNDLGPDLYMADGGRYRRRRHAAFACDHGQIMRKPHQPHYQSRDYNALNGDVQRWFDPVDEATIANPACQAIFAFCAAQFDTASATRWHVEMHQFRIEAKPGTAGRPTPEGLHRDGVDRVFVLLVERVNVREGVTRIGAPDGTPLGEFTLTHPGDAMLIDDHRILHGVTEIHPQDPARPAWRDALVVTFVAD comes from the coding sequence ATGAGCGACACGACCTGCCTTTCCCGCATGGACCATCATCTGGTACAGGACGGCTATGCCCGGTTGGCGGGGGCGGAAACGTTCGCCCTTCTGGCCGTGGAACAGGACGACTGGACGCGCTTCGCCGCCAGCTGGAACGATCTTGGCCCGGACCTCTACATGGCCGATGGCGGACGCTACCGCCGCCGCCGCCACGCCGCTTTCGCCTGCGACCATGGGCAGATCATGCGCAAGCCGCATCAGCCCCATTATCAAAGCCGCGACTATAATGCCCTGAATGGCGACGTGCAGCGCTGGTTCGACCCGGTGGACGAAGCGACCATCGCCAACCCCGCCTGCCAGGCGATCTTCGCCTTTTGCGCGGCCCAGTTCGACACCGCGTCCGCCACCAGATGGCATGTCGAAATGCACCAGTTCCGCATAGAGGCAAAGCCCGGCACAGCAGGCCGCCCCACACCCGAAGGGCTGCACCGCGACGGCGTGGACCGCGTGTTCGTGCTGCTGGTCGAACGAGTCAATGTCCGCGAAGGCGTCACTCGCATCGGCGCGCCCGACGGCACCCCGCTCGGCGAATTTACGCTAACCCATCCGGGCGACGCGATGCTGATCGATGACCACCGCATCCTGCACGGCGTCACCGAAATCCACCCGCAGGATCCCGCCCGCCCCGCCTGGCGCGACGCGCTGGTCGTGACCTTCGTGGCGGACTGA
- a CDS encoding GGDEF domain-containing protein, translated as MGPKRKIACFVSISIVGTLIIMAIISAIPGMFIPWRFFGVGILCAGSISTPVCFLLVRQNEENRRLRRELEQRLADLRRLADIDGLTGLLTRATFFERAGQGHHRPGNWHLLIDIDHFKRFNDDHGHQTGDAVLHAVGAAIRDALRPVDLGGRLGGEEFVLCIADCDEREATRRAEHIRASIQALRVRAPTGRIVRATASIGISPADPMLPIEASLHRADIAMYAAKTGGRNQVRHAA; from the coding sequence ATGGGACCGAAACGCAAGATCGCCTGCTTTGTCAGCATCTCCATCGTGGGGACGCTCATCATCATGGCGATCATATCGGCCATTCCCGGCATGTTCATACCCTGGCGCTTCTTTGGCGTGGGGATATTGTGCGCAGGCAGCATTTCCACCCCAGTCTGTTTCCTGCTGGTTCGGCAGAATGAGGAAAATCGCCGTTTGCGCCGCGAGCTGGAACAGCGGCTGGCGGACCTGCGGCGGCTGGCCGATATCGACGGCCTGACCGGCCTGCTGACCCGCGCAACCTTTTTCGAGCGCGCGGGTCAGGGCCATCATCGTCCGGGCAACTGGCACCTGCTGATCGACATCGACCATTTCAAGCGATTCAACGACGATCATGGCCACCAGACCGGCGACGCCGTGCTGCACGCGGTCGGCGCGGCCATCCGCGACGCGCTGCGCCCGGTGGATCTGGGTGGCAGGCTGGGGGGCGAGGAATTTGTCCTGTGCATCGCCGATTGCGATGAGAGGGAGGCAACCCGGCGCGCCGAACATATCCGCGCCTCCATTCAGGCGCTACGCGTGCGTGCGCCCACAGGCCGCATCGTGCGCGCCACCGCCAGCATCGGCATCAGCCCTGCCGACCCGATGCTGCCGATCGAGGCCAGCCTGCACCGCGCCGACATCGCCATGTATGCGGCCAAGACCGGCGGCCGCAACCAGGTGCGGCACGCCGCCTGA